From a single Rutidosis leptorrhynchoides isolate AG116_Rl617_1_P2 chromosome 5, CSIRO_AGI_Rlap_v1, whole genome shotgun sequence genomic region:
- the LOC139846575 gene encoding uncharacterized protein — protein sequence MGGRGRSRRTQRKHFRDGRENVWKNEKNEEENGAKNNENGNGNRPVHWQPFAIENAAFDAYYKEQGIVGSEEWDSFIQCLRKPLPAAFRINSSSQFSTDIRSQLEDEFMKSLQGEVTDENDAEGIKSLPWYPDNFAWQSSFSRMQLRKNKNLERFHEFLKQENEIGNITRQEAVSMVPPLFLDVHQNHFVLDMCAAPGSKTFQLLEMIHQESEVGSLPTGMVIANDVDVQRCNLLIHQTKRMCTANLAVTNHEAQHFPSCHMKKNHENAAELSMTELLFDRVLCDVPCSGDGTLRKAPDIWKKWTVGMANGVHCLQLQIAMRGLALLKTGGKMVYSTCSMNPVENEAVVSEILRRCGESVELVDVSTELPQLLRRPGLKSWKVRDKGVWLASHKDACKNGRPGIVPSMFPSGQVHIDTSGSYRKIIDGEVCEDDNNGDDEVEPTGDEANVLVNEVSSLPLERCMRIVPHDQNTGAFFIAVLHKLSPLPVLQTKSSKQSQEPHSDNNDTKTKVVVDDVEVDTKGMDVDVLGTKNGESVEPTADADVIITETDEVPDSNPSKRLKGSEPEQDKTTNKVLSRAEKANDKRKLQVQGKWYGVDPIVYFKDDAILTNIKDFYGIRESFPFERHLITRNSDTNHVKRIYYVSQSVKNVVELNFAAGEQLKITSIGLKMFERQTSKEGTSSPCVFRISSEGLPLLLPYMTKQIACATPVDFKHLLQYKSIKFPDFVDDGFREKLAALSLGCCVVVLNKDNEVCSDPPKVDKSTITIGCWKGRASLSVMVTAIDCQELLERLLVRLGTEKGSLTDDKLANGDEVVKVDAEENVDSEMVTLATVG from the exons ATGGGAGGTAGAGGGAGATCAAGAAGAACTCAAAGGAAACATTTTCGTGATGGCAGAGAAAATGTTTGGAAGAATGAAAAAAATGAAGAAGAAAACGGTGCTAAAAACAATGAAAACGGCAACGGAAACAGACCTGTTCACTGGCAGCCTTTTGCTATTGAAAACGCTGCTTTTGATGCTTACTATAAG GAGCAAGGAATAGTGGGTTCAGAAGAGTGGGATTCTTTTATTCAGTGTTTAAGGAAACCACTTCCTGCTGCTTTCAGGATCAATTCTAG TAGCCAATTCTCAACTGATATCAGATCACAGCTAGAGGATGAGTTTATGAAATCCCTTCAAGGAGAG GTTACAGATGAGAACGATGCTGAAGGCATAAAATCGTTGCCTTGGTACCCTGATAATTTTGCCTGGCAGTCGAGTTTTTCTAGGATGCAGTTGCGTAAGAACAAGAATCTTGAGAG GTTTCACGAGTTCTTAAAGCAAGAAAATGAAATCGGAAACATTACAAGACAGGAGGCTGTTAGCATG GTACCTCCATTGTTCTTGGACGTGCATCAAAACCATTTTGTTCTTGACA TGTGTGCAGCTCCAGGTTCAAAAACGTTTCAATTACTCGAAATGATTCATCAGGAATCAGAAGTTGGATCGTTACCAACTGGAATG GTTATAGCGAATGATGTGGATGTACAACGATGTAATCTTCTTATTCATCAAACAAAGAGAATGTGTACTGCTAACTTGGCTGTTACTAATCACGAAGCCCAACATTTTCCTAGTTGTCACATGAAAAAGAATCATGAAAATGCTGCTGAGTTGAGTATGACTGAACTTTTATTTGATCGTGTTCTTTGTGATGTTCCATGCAGTGGAGATGGTACTCTTCGTAAAGCTCCTGATATCTGGAAAAAATG GACTGTGGGAATGGCTAATGGCGTTCATTGTTTACAACTTCAGATAGCTATGCGAG GTTTGGCATTGCTTAAAACGGGTGGAAAAATGGTTTACTCCACATGCTCTATGAATCCAGTTGAAAACGAGGCTGTAGTGTCAGAG ATACTGCGGAGGTGCGGAGAGTCTGTTGAGCTTGTTGACGTATCTACAGAGCTTCCTCAGCTTCTTCGCAGGCCCGGTCTCAAAAGTTGGAAG GTTAGAGACAAAGGTGTGTGGTTAGCATCTCATAAAGATGCTTGCAAAAATGGAAGACCTGGGATTGTTCCCAGCATGTTTCCATCTGGTCAAGTTCACATAGATACCTCCGGTAGCTATCGGAAAATAATTGATGGAGAAGTTTGTGAAGATGATAATAATGGAGATGATGAGGTGGAACCAACTGGTGATGAGGCTAATGTTTTGGTTAATGAGGTTTCATCTCTTCCATTAGAACGTTGCATGCGTATAGTTCCTCATGACCAAAACACCGGAGCCTTTTTTATTGCTGTTTTGCACAAACTATCTCCTTTGCCAG TTTTACAGACAAAGTCAAGCAAGCAATCTCAGGAGCCACATTCTGATAACAACGATACAAAAACTAAGGTAGTAGTGGATGACGTTGAAGTCGATACTAAAGGAATGGATGTCGATGTACTCGGTACGAAAAATGGAGAATCTGTAGAACCAACAGCCGATGCTGACGTAATCATTACTGAAACCGATGAAGTTCCCGATAGTAATCCAAGTAAAAGACTTAAAGGATCCGAACCCGAGCAAGACAAAACGACAAATAAAGTATTATCTCGTGCAGAAAAGGCCAACGACAAGAGGAAGTTGCAGGTTCAAGGCAAGTGGTACGGAGTCGACCCGATTGTATACTTCAAAGATGATGCTATTCTCACTAATATCAAGGACTTTTACGGGATTCGTGAATCGTTCCCGTTTGAACGTCACCTTATTACACGAAATAGTGATACAAATCATGTGAAAAGAATCTACTATGTATCACAATCTGTAAAGAATGTTGTTGAACTCAATTTTGCAGCTGGAGAGCAACTCAAGATTACTTCTATTGGTTTAAAGATGTTT gaAAGGCAAACTTCGAAAGAAGGCACCTCGTCACCTTGTGTATTCAGAATATCTTCAGAAGGTCTACCATTGCTACTTCCATATATGACCAAACAAATAGCATGTGCAACTCCTGTCGATTTCAAGCATTTACTTCAATACAAATCCATCAAGTTCCCAGATTTTGTGGATGATGGATTTCGTGAAAAGCTTGCAGCCCTTTCCTTGGGCTGTTGTGTTGTGGTTCTTAACAAAG ATAATGAGGTCTGCTCAGATCCACCTAAAGTGGACAAATCAACGATTACCATTGGTTGTTGGAAAGGGCGTGCTAGTTTATCGGTGATGGTGACAGCAATCGACTGTCAGGAACTGTTGGAAAGGCTATTGGTTCGTTTGGGCACCGAAAAGGGATCATTAACGGATGATAAGTTGGCTAATGGTGATGAAGTAGTAAAAGTTGATGCTGAAGAGAATGTGGATTCTGAAATGGTAACATTGGCAACTGTTGGTTGA